The DNA segment GGCTTATGCCCCACGGTAGAGGGACTATAGGAAATCAACGCGAGCCTTTGGGGGGTAGGAATGTTGTTGGAGGGATTCTTGGTTACCTTTTGTACTAGGAGACTGGTGCGATGATAGAGGTTCAGCACCCTCCCCACGCAGCGTCACTGCTCGAATCAATGCGGTCAATTGGCTACACCTTGGATTCGGCGTTGGCGGACTTAATTGATAATAGTATTTCCGCCCATGCCAAAGAGATCCACATCGAGTTCCGCCCTACTGACAACCCTTACATCGCGATAATAGATGACGGAAAAGGAATGTCGCATGAGGTGTTGCAGAGCGCAATGCGACACGGCAGCAAAAACCCTCTTTTAGAGAGGGGGGAAGACGATATGGGTCGGTATGGCTTAGGGCTCAAGACAGCATCCATATCACAATGTCGCCGGATGACTGTCATTTCCAAACAAGATGCTGATATCAACGCATTTTGTTGGGATCTCGATGTCGTTATCGAAAAAGGCGCTTGGGTCATGCTTCAGCTTGAACTCTCAGACTGCCAAGCCTTACCTCACTTTAGTCAGCTAGAAAGTAAAAAATCAGGGACGATGGTACTGTGGCAAGAACTCGACAAATTGCTTGTTGGGGAAGCAGATCCAGAAAACGCATTGGGAACAAAAATGCTTGCGGCCCGCGAGCATCTATCACTTGTTTTCCATCGCTTCCTAACAAAAGAAGGGAGCAAGCCAAAAATATCAATGGCTCTCAACGGTTCTGCGATTGTTCCGTTTGACCCTTTCTTGGCCAATCATAAAGCTACTCAGCCTCTGGACGAGGAGAAGTTTTCCGTCGAAGGCAAAAGGGTCGTAGTCAAACCTTTTATTTTGCCGCACATGAGCAAACTTAGCAGCAATGATGTACAGCTAATCGGCGGGAGCGAAGGCTTTCGAAGCCAGCAGGGATTCTATATATATAGAAATAGAAGACTGATAATTTGGGGAACTTGGTTTCGCCTAGCAAGAAAAGACGAGCTAAGTAAGCTTGCGCGAGTACGGGTAGATATCCCCAACACACTTGACCATCTTTGGACTTTAGATATAAAAAAATCGGCCGCTCATCCGCCTGAGTTGGTTCGGCAAAACTTAAAACGGACAGTGGACAGAATCAGGTCCGTCAGCGGCAGAACGATCGCTTTTAAGGGTCGCAAAATCTCTGACTCTGATGTCGCCCCTGGCTGGAACGAAGTTCTCGATAGATCAGGTGTTAGATTCGATGTGAATCGAAACCATCCACTAATTTCAGAGTTCTCAAAATCTCTAGACAAAGAAGGAAGAGCACGACTCAACCTAGTTTTAGGGGTTATCGAGAGCTCATTCCCTGCGGACGCCTTGTACAACCGTATGGCAAGCGACGTCCGACCTGATTTCGCAAGTGACAGTGCGGTCGAAAATATCAACGATATGATTTCGACAATTATAGTAAATATGCCAGCAGATTCGCCGACCAGAAGGCAACTGCTAATGTCGCTTCATTTAATAGAACCATTTAATCTATACCCAGAACTAACAAAGAAAATTGTTGAGGAATATAACTCGTGAGTGAGACGTCAAGGATGGTACTGTCAGCGAATGCTCGTCGCCTGGAATTGGGAGTTATCACAGCCCTAACAGTTGATGGAGTTCCAACCGAAGGGGCCATCTTTGACTTGGCGTCCACTCTAAGGAGCATACCGCCCTACACTGTCACGGACGACGAGTTTGAAGTAGTTATTAAGAAGCTTCATGAAGCGCTCACAGTTGACATGGGATTGGGAGACTGTGTTTATGATGAACACAATCCTTGGCTGAGAGCTAAAAAGGCTGCAATCGACCCATTCTATTGGAGTCGCTACCAAACCGATCTTTTGAAGCAGGGTTGGGGTCCCAAAGTTGTTAACTCGCTAGATAAGGTAACGGATGAAATCCTAGATTTGATGGGAGATCCATCAGGTCGCACAGGATGGCCGCGGCGAGGTTTAGTAATGGGCGATGTGCAGTCAGGGAAAACCTCTAACTATACAGGCTTGATTTGCAAGGCGGCAGATGCGGGGTACAAATTAGTAATTCTGTTGACAGGGACGCTGGAAAGTTTGAGAAGACAAACTCAGGAACGTTTAGACTCTGGGTTTGTAGGACTGGATAGCTCGGGCGTCGTAAACAACCGAAAGCGCCATCGCAAAGAAATTGGCGTTGGATTAATCAATGGTGCACGCTCAGCGGGTGTCTTTACGTCTACAATAGTAGATTTCCGGGCGGCAATGGTAAACCAACTTGGATTTAGGTTAAACGACTACAGAGAGCCTGTTCTTCTTGTAGTCAAGAAAAACAAGCGAATCCTCGAAAACCTAGTAGAGTGGCTGGTTAATTATAATGCTGGCCCCGGCGGAAACATAGACATCCCCCTTCTACTTATTGATGACGAGGCGGACAATGCCTCTATCAATACAAACCCCAAAAAGGCAACTGCTATAAATGCGGGGATCCGTGGATTGCTGAAAGTTTTCCCGAGATCCAGTTATGTAGGGTTTACCGCAACTCCGTTTGCCAACGTATTCATCAACCCTGAAACAACGAATAATGTCGAGGGTGACGATCTATTCCCTCGCGATTTTATTTACACATTAGACGCGCCTACAAATTATGTTGGGGCAAGCCGGATTTTTGGCGAAAACTCCGATCTAAAGTGCTTAAACGTTATCGATGATGCCGAGGAGTACTTTCCGCGCGGACAGGCCTCTGACAGCGTGGTGGAGGGCGTCCCGTCATCGCTTAAAGATGCGATCACATGCTTCTTCTTAGTTAACACGCTAATGGACATTCGTGTTGGGATGCCAAAGCATAGATCCATGCTAGTAAACGTTAGTCACTTCACCTTGATACAAAATCAAGTCCGAGACATCCTCGATCATGAAGTCCGGCTGATGCAAGGAGACATTCGAAATTACGCTTCCCTACCTTTCGATGAAGCCATACGCAATAGCTCCATTAAATCTCTATACAACGCATTTCAGAGAAACTTCTCCAACCTAGAAATAACGTGGCAGCAGGTTCAAGCCAAACTTTCAG comes from the Pseudomonas urmiensis genome and includes:
- a CDS encoding ATP-binding protein, which codes for MIEVQHPPHAASLLESMRSIGYTLDSALADLIDNSISAHAKEIHIEFRPTDNPYIAIIDDGKGMSHEVLQSAMRHGSKNPLLERGEDDMGRYGLGLKTASISQCRRMTVISKQDADINAFCWDLDVVIEKGAWVMLQLELSDCQALPHFSQLESKKSGTMVLWQELDKLLVGEADPENALGTKMLAAREHLSLVFHRFLTKEGSKPKISMALNGSAIVPFDPFLANHKATQPLDEEKFSVEGKRVVVKPFILPHMSKLSSNDVQLIGGSEGFRSQQGFYIYRNRRLIIWGTWFRLARKDELSKLARVRVDIPNTLDHLWTLDIKKSAAHPPELVRQNLKRTVDRIRSVSGRTIAFKGRKISDSDVAPGWNEVLDRSGVRFDVNRNHPLISEFSKSLDKEGRARLNLVLGVIESSFPADALYNRMASDVRPDFASDSAVENINDMISTIIVNMPADSPTRRQLLMSLHLIEPFNLYPELTKKIVEEYNS
- a CDS encoding Z1 domain-containing protein; protein product: MSETSRMVLSANARRLELGVITALTVDGVPTEGAIFDLASTLRSIPPYTVTDDEFEVVIKKLHEALTVDMGLGDCVYDEHNPWLRAKKAAIDPFYWSRYQTDLLKQGWGPKVVNSLDKVTDEILDLMGDPSGRTGWPRRGLVMGDVQSGKTSNYTGLICKAADAGYKLVILLTGTLESLRRQTQERLDSGFVGLDSSGVVNNRKRHRKEIGVGLINGARSAGVFTSTIVDFRAAMVNQLGFRLNDYREPVLLVVKKNKRILENLVEWLVNYNAGPGGNIDIPLLLIDDEADNASINTNPKKATAINAGIRGLLKVFPRSSYVGFTATPFANVFINPETTNNVEGDDLFPRDFIYTLDAPTNYVGASRIFGENSDLKCLNVIDDAEEYFPRGQASDSVVEGVPSSLKDAITCFFLVNTLMDIRVGMPKHRSMLVNVSHFTLIQNQVRDILDHEVRLMQGDIRNYASLPFDEAIRNSSIKSLYNAFQRNFSNLEITWQQVQAKLSASTMPIQTTAVNQKSGPASLDYTAYKEHGLRVVAVGGNSLARGLTLEGLCISYFYRTTQMYDALLQMGRWFGYRSGYEDLCKIWMTEETADWYAHISEATDELRNEVRRMQNSRLKPIDFGLRVRSHPESLLITARNKMRDSDEIVQIISITEESLESPRLLKDPSIVSSNYKEAQSFIRSVLTSPDSKKMEDGAFPVWRSVPKQLVVKFLKAFINHPLSVKLQTSSLADFIEKSTDHKLDSWDVALPTGSGSSIKFAEELEVKRRVRKISTDDNIKALLVNGTKLRVGSAADEKAGLSKPEIEAAEIRYRSEAKKSIQTIPGKAYTAVRQAPLLLIHLIEPRKEEEKESKFQLPPDCDALVAIGLSFPSLDISSHRVAYRINLVELRNMLSGDSSSIDDNDDEEDDDDE